The nucleotide sequence aggaggttacagagatggggaggttacagagatagggagggggtgtagggactggaggaggttacagagatagggagggagtgcagggactggaggaggttacagagatggggaggttacagagatagggagggggtgcagggactggaggaggttacagagatagggagggggtgcagggactggaggaggttaagagatagggaggttacagagatcgggagggggtgcagggactggaggaggttacagagatggggagggggtgtagggactggaggaggttgcagagatggggagggggtgtagggactggaggaggttacagagatggggaggttacagagatagggagggggtgcagggactggaggaggttacagagatggggaggttacagagatagggagggggtgcagggactggaggaggttacagagatggggaggttacagagatcgggagggggtgcagggactggaggaggttacagagatggggagggggtgtgaCCATGGAagaatatgaaaacaaggatgggaatgttTTTTAAAAACTAAGGAAACATTTCTGAAGTGGGAGCTAATGTCGGTTAGTGAGCAGAGTGGGtgttgggtgaacaggatttggccaTGAGTTTGGAAATGGGAAAAGCAGTGTTTTCGATCAGCTGAAGTATATGGAAGGAGAGCACTGCCATTGACTACATCAACCAAAACCCTGTCTCTCCTGTAAACCGAAGCAACAGGAACCACAGTGACAATGGTTGGGGAGTGAACCCACTCCACTGTCCTCACCCAGATCTGCTCCACCACATCCTGCTGTCCAATTCTCCAACACCACCAGTGGTAGTCTGGAGGGAAAGATTGCCTGAAATAGGGGATGAGAAGGTCAGTGGTGTTCCTCACCTCCAGAACCTGCCTCTGTTGGACattcactttcttcagtgcctgcaCCACCAGCCAGCTACACTTGTTGTCCTCTATGTCTGTGCCAATTTTTCCAGTTATCTCCGGGTCTCCATAGCAGTCGAGATAGTCATCCTACAACATAGAACTTCATCTCAAACTTGTTGCTGGATAAACAGGGGACAGAATTACTTCCGAGCAGCAAGTAAATCCTGACCATCCCTCCTCACATAGCTACTCAATCACGTCAAACCGCTACATTAACGCTGTGGGTGTATCtatcccacgtggactgcagcagttcaaggtggcagctcaccaccttctcgaggataaTTAaggaaggcaataaatgctggcctagccagcgacgccaacatcctGCACATGAACATTTGATAGTCTTGGGTAAAAAAGAATTCAAAGGGCCTTGTAAAACATTTTGCTCACCCTCATAGATCAGGGGACATGGATAGAATCAGACAGTGCGATGCTCCCCACAGTCCAAGAGTTTGCCGTCACACGCCCTTCCGGCTGGCGCAGGGAAATGAGCCTGGGGCGACATGTCAGAGTGGTAAAAGGCCGCAGGGGGAATGAGAGTCGGAGGCCGGCCCGGACGCGTGGAGCCTGTTTCTGGAATGTTCTGGACCTGCCCCACTTACCTGGATCTGGAAGAACTCGCCCATCTCCAGCAGGATGGTCTTTGCGCTGCTTTGTTCAGCTTCCCCGTCAATCGCAGCCTGGAGAAAAATCGGGGGAGGGGAAAAACATCACTGGAGACCCCTGCTAAATATTCACTGCCCCCAATCGCAGTTTTTGGTTTGTTTGTAAAATGGGTCTGAATTTGCAGCATTATCATTCAGATTTCTAATGACACCAACAGCACAGTTAAGTTTTATTATCTGAAAAACAATACAACAGTCCCACACTTACAGGAGGTATATGACAAAGTACAGGTTTTATCTGTACAACAGTGAAAACACTAAACTTTTTCAAAGCACTGATTTCAGTGTTTAAAATCACAGCTGTGGGTTTAACACTAGATTTAAGTGTTTGCAATCAATACTCTGGGCTTAACACAGGTACCGTGGCAGCATCccagttatgttactggattaatcattcagagttcaaatcccaccaccacaactgggaatttaaattaaattaatctggaataaatattagtctcagtaatggtgagcatgtaactaccagattgtggtaaaaaacccatctggtttattaatgtcctttagggaaggaaatctgctgtccttacctggcctggcctacatgtgacttcagacccacaatgtggttgactctgaaatggtctcaccagccagttttttaaaaaaaaaaggaagcctttattccccaggccccctttatttaaaaacagataaataaaacagaactcaaattaaaatgcaattTTCTGCATATATGATGCATTTCAGCCCCTGTGCTGCACAGCGGTTCAACCCCATCCAGTGAATGAATAATGTGTGACTGCAGTTATAACCCCAGTACtcagggggagtggggtgggggggtgagaagGGGCATGCCTGACCTTTGCCCCCAGTTTAGTACTCACCATGTACATTGCTGCAGCAACTGGGAGGTAAAAGCTGTAGAAAGCTGTCTTGTATTTTACGATAGCCTTGTACCTGAAACAGACAAGCAGGAGTGGTCCATTCATCTACTCACTGGCTGCTCCATCTTATAAACTCCATCAGCAACCCTTCCCCTCCTGGGCTCATCACCTGGAGAGGTGGGTGGTCACAGAGACCAGAGAGCCCAGGTTCCGTCCCCAGCCAGGCTAGCCTTTGGGGACAAAGgacagacagagaggaagagagagagagagagagagatatatatacctGCGCTGGGATCTCCCAGCGATCGAGGTACTGGCAGTGGTGAACCAGGACCCCGAGAAAGAGTGATATCACAGACTCCCCCAACAGGGACTGTTTCTATCACTCACCTCTGCTCTGTGAATCGGTCCAAATCAATCTTGCTGGGCTGTGCAGTCATCAGGTCCAGAGACTGGCCAAGCTCAGTCTGATATGCCGTCTGATAAAGAGAACAACAAACGTTAAGAGTAGGTCAACCCCTCAGTCACactctcccccctttctccctcctctctcccccctcactcactcctctctcccccctcactcactcctctctcccccctcactcactcctctctcccccctcactcactcctctctcccccctcactcactcctctctcccccctcactcactcctctctcccccctcactcactcctctctcccccctcactcactcctctctcccccctcactcactcctttctcccccctcactcactctctccctcctttctcccacGCCCCGGGCTTTATTCCTGGCGCCACCCCCACCgcacacccccgcccccaccgcctTACCTGCAGAAAGAGCTCCAGCAGGTTCAGGTAATAAGGTTGGCCTCTTGTGTACTTGCGAAGGAGCTGGTAAACGGTGGCCTCCAGAAGATAGGAGTCATTGATGGCATCCAGTCCCACCCCTTCCTGACAGGGAGCGACACAGAGAGTCAAACACCGATACCAGTCAGTCAATCACAATGTTTCTTCCATCTTTCCAGTAACCTTCCCAAAGCCTGGGGAGACCATTCCCCAACCCTACATACACTACTCATTCCTCCCTcaaagacacagacccacgtcccatcaccgtgtgggggaatcacagacacagacccacgtcccatcaccgtgtgggggaatcacagacacagacccacgtcccatcaccgcgtgggggaatcacagacacagacccacgtcccatcaccgcgtgggggaatcacagacacagacccacgtcccatcaccgcgtgggggaatcacagacacagacccacgtcccatcaccgcgtgggggaatcacagacacagacccacgtcccatcaccgcgtgggggaatcacagacacagacccacgtcccatcaccgcgtggggggaatcacagacacagacccacgtcccatcaccgtgtgggggaatcacagacccacgtcccatcaccgtgtgggggaatcacagacacagacccacgtcccatcaccgcgtggggggaatcacagacacagacccacgtcccatcaccgtgtgggggaatcacagacacagacccacgtcccatcaccgtgtgggggaatcacagacacagacccacgtcccatcactccAGGGGACATTAAATGAGTTAAATCGTCAAACAATGCATGGATTGGAATTCTAGCTTCAGATCGAACATTACTGAGTGCTGGAGAAAGAGCTGAGTGATAATGCAGACTGTGTCCATACCTTCCGATACCAACACACTTGGCCTCTCCTGGTGACAGACTGGTCCATGATGTCATCCGCAACCAAGAAGAAAGCTTGGAACTGGAAAGAAACAGAGACTGAGACATCAGCTGTGGGAAAACAAACTGGATCAGAGCTGTGAGTATCTGAGCTAAAGACCGGCTACCcgtcgggacccgatgacatgtcgggtttgggtcgggttgcacACACACCATCACAGGGGTAAGTggttccactgttaatttaattcttGGACTAGAAagcttgtttagttacagtttttttaagcttgtgcagttaagtaaagtgaaaaacggaagctaggctaactgatggtcgggtcgggcgtgggaaggactgtggccgggtcggatgtggttctgtcgggctcgggtaggGTCTttctttgcagacccgagctggcctttaatcTGAGCACAGCAGTGCACTTAAAAAACAACTCCTAAACTTTGCACGCTGTAAtgcagaaagaaagatttgcatttcaaacagcacctttcacaacctcaggacattgcaaagcatTTCACATTTaagggggcacagtggcgcagtggttagcaccgcagcctcacatctccagcgacccgggttcaattctgggtagtgcctgtgtggagtttgcaagttctccctgtgtctgcgtgggtttcctccgggtgctccggtttcctcccacatgccaaagacttgcaggttgataggtaaattgaccattataaattgcccctagtataggtaggtggtagggaaatatagggacagatgtggtaggaatatggaattagtgtaggtttagtataaatgggtggttgatgtgatgtcggtacagactcggtgggccgaagggcctgtttcagtgctgtatctctaaatctaaaaaactaaaaaaaaaactaaaacagtCACTGTCTGGAGtgtggtcactgctgtaatgtcaaaaatggagcagccaatttatacacagcaagatcccacaaacagcaatctgataaatgagcagatcatctgtttttagtggtgttggctaatggataaatattggccccaggacactggggagaactcccccacccccaacttctcccctttgaaatagtggccatgggatcttttatacatcaacccgagggggcagacagaatctcggtttaacatctcaaacGAAAGATTGCCCCTCTAACAAAGTGGTGCTCCCTCGGCACAGACCCTCCGgcggagcagcactccctcaggatcaGTGTAGATTTGGAGCTGAAGTCTGTGGAATGTGATCTGAAGTGACTGCACAGTGACACTCCTGTTGTAGAAGTTGGTAGAATTTCAAACACTCAagtggagatagggaggggtgtagggactggaggaggttacagagatagggaggggtgtagggactagaggaggttacagagatagggaggggtgtagggactggaggaggtttgagagatagggagtgtgtaggggctggaagaggttacagagatagggaggggtgtaggggctggaggaagttacagagatcgggaggggtgtagggactggaggaggttacagagatagggaggggtgtagggactggaggaggttacagagatagggaggggtgtaggggctggaggaggttacagagatagggaggggtgtaggggctggaggaggttacagagatagggaggggtgcagggactggaggaggttacagagatagggaggggtgcagggactggaggaggttacagagatagggaggggtgtaggggctggaggaggttacagagatagggaggggtgtaggggctggaggaggttacagagatagggaggggtgtaggggctggaggaggttacggagataggaatAGGTCAGTGAACACTATTGAATCAATGCAACAGACTGTGTATATGAAACACCAACTGACTCACCAGCTCCACACACCAGCCAATTATCAGCGCCATCTTGAAGTTCTCCTCCGTCTGCTGTTTGGGGCTCGCGAGCTCTCGGAATGAGGCAATCACTGAGAGACCCCGATTCCGctttccacctggagcattgtattcaaccacctggggaggagagtgtggaatgTGCAGTCAGACAGTGATCATAGGCAACTCAAATCAGACTCCTCATTTTCTGTAACGTCAATAATGGAGCCCATCGCCATAAGGCAAAAACCTGTCTCCCAGTCCCCATAAACCAGTGACCCCAGACTATCCACCCCCATAGACTAGATATTGTTAAAGTCTACCTGTGGTGGTATTCCAGTCAACAAAACAGCAGCCTCTCTCTTATATTTTACAGTGAATTCCCATAATCAGTCCACACAATTCCCCAGACAGACAGTCTCCCTCCTCCCCAGACAGACAGTCTCCCTCCTCCCCAGACAGACAGTCTCCCTCCTCCCCAGACAATTCCCCAGACAGACAGTCTCCCTCCTCCCCAGACAGACAGTCTCCCTCCTCCCCAGACAATTCCCCAGACAGACAGTCTCCCTCCTCCCCAGACAGACAGTCTCCCTCCTCCCCAGACAGACAGTCTCCCTCCTCCCCAGACAGACAGTCTCCCTCCTCCCCAGACAGACAGTCTCCCTCCTCCCCAGACAGTTCCCCAGACAGACAGTCTCCCTCCTCCCCAGACAGTTCCCCACCAATTCCCCAGACAGACAGTCTCCCTCCTCCCCAGACAGACAGTCTCCCTCCTCCCCAGACAATTCCCCAGACAGACAGTCTCCCTCCTCCCCAGACAGAC is from Heterodontus francisci isolate sHetFra1 chromosome 46, sHetFra1.hap1, whole genome shotgun sequence and encodes:
- the fdps gene encoding farnesyl pyrophosphate synthase isoform X2, which encodes MSLDKKPQIKADVKEFDRVFTQVVEDLTQEDLHHPEIGDAIKRLREVVEYNAPGGKRNRGLSVIASFRELASPKQQTEENFKMALIIGWCVELFQAFFLVADDIMDQSVTRRGQVCWYRKEGVGLDAINDSYLLEATVYQLLRKYTRGQPYYLNLLELFLQTAYQTELGQSLDLMTAQPSKIDLDRFTEQRYKAIVKYKTAFYSFYLPVAAAMYMAAIDGEAEQSSAKTILLEMGEFFQIQDDYLDCYGDPEITGKIGTDIEDNKCSWLVVQALKKVNVQQRQVLEENYGRSEQEKTAKVKALYDELDMRGIYGQYEDESYQRLTGLINKHCTALPREVFLAFAQKIYKRQK
- the fdps gene encoding farnesyl pyrophosphate synthase isoform X1, which translates into the protein MYRQLLLYRAVFRAPRLCRSTCAAPRELARSHGSWTMSLDKKPQIKADVKEFDRVFTQVVEDLTQEDLHHPEIGDAIKRLREVVEYNAPGGKRNRGLSVIASFRELASPKQQTEENFKMALIIGWCVELFQAFFLVADDIMDQSVTRRGQVCWYRKEGVGLDAINDSYLLEATVYQLLRKYTRGQPYYLNLLELFLQTAYQTELGQSLDLMTAQPSKIDLDRFTEQRYKAIVKYKTAFYSFYLPVAAAMYMAAIDGEAEQSSAKTILLEMGEFFQIQDDYLDCYGDPEITGKIGTDIEDNKCSWLVVQALKKVNVQQRQVLEENYGRSEQEKTAKVKALYDELDMRGIYGQYEDESYQRLTGLINKHCTALPREVFLAFAQKIYKRQK